The following nucleotide sequence is from Centropristis striata isolate RG_2023a ecotype Rhode Island chromosome 7, C.striata_1.0, whole genome shotgun sequence.
AAgatataacaaatatataaaagtacaaataaagaaacaagacattatatacatacacaaatatacatcTAATATATACTCATTATATATGAAAATGCTCACACAGCAATACAATAGcaaatagtttttttgttttagtatttttgtattgcacagatattgcacatagTGAAAATAGATTGTTGCATGTTAAAATagattgtgtatatatatatatacactaccggtcaaaagttttagaacaccccaatttttccagttttttttattgaaattcaagcagttcaagtcaaatgaacaggtaaacaggaaagggtacaaaggtaagtggtgaactgccagaggtaaataaaaaaaggtaagcttaaccaaaactgaaaaataatgtacatttcagaatcatacaagtaggcctttttcagggaacaagaactggattaacaacttaactctatggagtcaattttttaattcttttcatgtctttgtaagtcattttgtgtctttctttggtcattttgtttcttttttttggtaattttgtgtctttttcttagtcctttagtccaacataaaatgtgattttgaatcttttttttttactttcaaaacactatcatgctcaataaagaattttaaatgttgcaaatgtgcattaatttcagagtacactgagacattaaactgcattattttcaattcaattctggaaaagttggtgtgttcaaaaacttttgaccagtagtgtatacacacacacacacacacacacacacacacacacacacacacgcatacacacacacacacacacacacacacacacacacacacacacacacacacacacacacacacacacacacacacgcatacacacacacacacacacacacacatagatataaCTTCAGAGTGGAGTTTGAGTTTATCAGTTTATCAGTTTTGTTGATATCAGTCTCAGATATTTCTGCATTTTCTTGAATGCAATAGAAAATAGATGGCACTTTGCTTGTTGTGCTCAAAACACCAAGAAATTCATTTGAAAAACACAAACGATATGTCTCTTTCAGAAACCGTGACCCAGTTACTCAAgttaatccacagaccttgttgtgagcagctTCATGTAGAAATTATGTAGTTCCTACATTACttgtaatatatatgttttttcttgtggCATTGCTAGTTTTATTTGGATAAACGACtggaatacttctcccaccactacCTGAGTAAACAGTGACTCAATCACACATGCTATATTTAAAGTAAAGGTACTTAgtagcataaaaataaaacctgtcaacttctttttcactttaatttgatatatgtatattttgacacatttgaaaaaaaaatgtaggtcTTATGTAAGATGCTACCTTATATCATGCGAGATGTGATAGTTCCACGGAGTgtttgaaaaaacaagaaaacaagaaattCTTCAAAGTTCCAATTTTTGCATTAAAGCACTGACCACGTGTAACAATGGGTTCACTACTCATCATTAGTTAaactcattcatttttttatgttaattgtgAAAGGAGACAGACTATAGAGACAGACTATGCATAATGCAGACTATAATATACCACTAAGCCACTTCCTGGTAAACATGAGAGCTCTCAGGTTCCTCGTTAGCAGCTTTATGCTTCTGTCGTGAAAGCAGAGAGTGCAAAGAATTTAAATGCTGGTGGCTGAGCTCAGGGAGGTCATGGTTGCTTTTAAGAGCCAGAACAGAGAGCTCAGTGACAAATACATTCTTGACTACAGCGAACACCACCTGCTGGCCATTTAAAGTCCTACATTAAAGCTATTCTGTGATGAATAATTGTGTGAACCCATAACcataaaagcagtaaaaagcCCTTAATGCAGTTAATATATCAGACCAAATAAGCCACTAATTATTGAGTTACATGTTGTAGTGATAGTGACTTGAATAAAGTAATAATGCTACATTGTATATGAATATATTGTTTTACTATATCTTATCACCAACACAGGAGGATAGAGATGTTTTCAGagaaacaatataaaattaacTGGATTTCACTTCCATCAGTACATCAGATTTAATTATTTAGAAATAACTCTTGTGCTATCACAAGCTACCCCAGAGAGGtgagaaatggcaaaaaaatggaTAGAAGTAAAGAAGGATGTAGTACATTTaaatccaaaaacataaaagcaaGAGTGGCACACATAGATTACTAATTcaagtatttaaaatgtgttatcagttgttttgtttttttaaaaaacatgcatagtttttttattatttatttaccaagataaatcataataattctGATTAGATTTTCTTTACTCATATTAACTATGATAATTAAATAAAGACTGTGTTTCgtataaattagttaaaaacaaaaaacaaaacaaaaaacaaccacaatacTCAGTTATACTTACAATGTCAAACCTCTGTCTAAAGCACTATATTAGATTAACTGTAGTCTTATTATTCACGATCATATTCATTCTTTTAACCAGACAGCCCTCCAACATCAGCACCCCTGGAATTAACACAATCACACTTAAAGCACAACTCTATTATTGCAGAgctgtttatttacaaaaacCATGACCATAACAGAGCACATACCAGACCTAGGGTGCAAACTAACCCCCTCAGGCACTGATACTGAGCAGTTGGCTTGAATGAATTAAACAAGACTGAGTCTACAGTTACAGTATGTTCGTAGCTCTGTGGAGCTATATTATGTACAGCGGTGCTCGTAACgtttaccatgttcaccatTTGTGGCAATATTGTATCGAAACATGGACACAATTATTGACCTTTTTATTAATATTGAAAGCACAAATTTGTAGTTTTAATGTtggaataataaaatcaattaacaTTTATGTTGTTCACTACATgaatttttactttcaaattccCTAAATGCTGAAGGGACTGCATAACTTATTGTACAAGTTGCATTGTTCTAAATACCTGTCCAGTAGTTCTCATGCATTTTCATTCACTTACGTTGGACTatgtaaactataatacaaaCAGTTCAGCTTCTCAGCTGCATGCAACATTTATGACAGTGTTGGCCAGTCTGCTTGACGATCCTATTTTGATGCAACAGATATGACTGAAGGAAGATGAACAGACTAAAAACTTTATCTTATTCGATAAAAGAGAgattttcaaagtttttatttggGGACATACTATGCAGTTGAAAAAAGCTAATAAATTGTAAGATACGTTAAAGTACTATTTCACTTATCGCAAAATGTTTACAATGGCAATATTGTACTGTGGGGCCTCAAGTGATTCCCACCCCTAATGTTCCCATGCTAAATTTTGCCAATTAGCACTAAGCATAATGTTTGGATGAGGCTGATACTGTTATTGCTTTTGAAAGTATTCAAAGTActggacaaaaaatgacctgaTGGTAtcaccacataaaaaaaaaatcttcttacAATTAATTCTGACATTTACCGTATGCTAATCAAGATATGCTTCTCTTGTTTTACACCTCATTTCTAAATTTTCTTCACCGCTTTAGCTTCTAATTAAGGTCTCAGCACAGCGGCATTATGGCATTTTGCTATTCAGTAGCATCAGTGTAGTACTGGTGACCACAACAAATAGCCCTTGCAAATCCATCTCCAGTCGCTGCGACCCACCAGTGGTTTTAggctcttcctctttctttttctccaaGTACCTTTCAGAGTAGACCAGGTACAGCTCTACACATCTCCTAGCCTTCATCTGCTCAATCAGTGCCGGGTAGCCGATCTCCACTATGCTGACTgtaccatcatcatcatcatcatcatcatctgtaGGAGCTTTTCTGAGGGTCTGTGCAGCTGGAGGTACAGGGTTGGTTTCGGACTCATTTAGAGGGTGTGGAGTTGCAGGTGTAGAGGTTGAGGGGTTTTCTGCTGCAGTGCTGTTGGtctttgttgtgttgctgctaatGCCAGAGCCTTGAGCAGCAGTAGTTGTGGTAGATACAGAAGTAGTTGGGGTACTTGTAATTGTAGTTGTGGTTGTCTCAGCTGGTTTGGtctttgttgtgttgctgctaatGCCAGAGTCTGGAGCAGTACTTACAGAAGTAGTTGGGGTATTTAGAACTGTAGTTGTGGTTGTCGCAGCTGGTTTGATTTTTGGCTCTCGATTCTCTTTAGGCAGAAGGTCGCTTCTCTTCATGCAGGAGTCCATGTATCTATCATAGGTCTGAGGGGGTTGGCTGTACTTGTAGTCCCGGCTGTAGTCATTGGTATCAGTAGACTTGGAACCATACTTTCTGTACATGTAGTGGTTGTAGTAATACTCCTCCTGGGGGCTGTGGAAGTGGAAAGGAGGACGAGGGAACCTTCCTAGCCCGTAGCCCAGGGCCATTCCTGCCACAGCCCCTCCAGCTGCTGCCATCATCGCACTGCGACCAAACCCTCTGGATCTATCAGAAGGGTACATGCCCATTCCCTGAACTGAGTGGGAAAACGGGGAGCCGCCCCTAGCACCATGGCCTCCATATCCAAAGCTGCTTCCATAGTGAGGGCTCAGGATTCTGCTGT
It contains:
- the LOC131974910 gene encoding trithorax group protein osa-like, with the translated sequence MKLAEIALLCLSLLLVLNHFALAKKSGGFGGKLNLFKKTPKTKVINTKTKSQPQQPGRPGGYPNQGGYPQHPGGYPNQGGYPQQPGRPGGYPNQGGYPQQPGGYPNQGGYPQQPGRPGGYPNQGGYPQHPGGYPNQGGYPQHPGGYPNQGGYPQQPGRPGGYPNQGGYPQQPGYPAGGYPAGGYPAQGNPYGAGYGGQGGGYGGYPGGYMNYNPDSRILSPHYGSSFGYGGHGARGGSPFSHSVQGMGMYPSDRSRGFGRSAMMAAAGGAVAGMALGYGLGRFPRPPFHFHSPQEEYYYNHYMYRKYGSKSTDTNDYSRDYKYSQPPQTYDRYMDSCMKRSDLLPKENREPKIKPAATTTTTVLNTPTTSVSTAPDSGISSNTTKTKPAETTTTTITSTPTTSVSTTTTAAQGSGISSNTTKTNSTAAENPSTSTPATPHPLNESETNPVPPAAQTLRKAPTDDDDDDDDGTVSIVEIGYPALIEQMKARRCVELYLVYSERYLEKKKEEEPKTTGGSQRLEMDLQGLFVVVTSTTLMLLNSKMP